A window from Cryptomeria japonica chromosome 1, Sugi_1.0, whole genome shotgun sequence encodes these proteins:
- the LOC131060101 gene encoding probable 2' cyclic ADP-D-ribose synthase BdTIR, translating into MENIQTNASQQIGNSAFHRVPPKTRYNVFINHRGADVKETLASLIYHNLQNKGCNAFLDKKSIQVGKRISKSIGEAMRTAAVHVAIFSANYADSTWCLKELYLMLKSGAPIVPVFCGVHPSELRMEYEDGQYARAFQMHKDTGKIRPQKLNKWKKALRKVSRIEGYIFQGDQGDLLEEIATTTIKYINAAKRLKR; encoded by the exons ATGGAAAATATTCAGACCAATGCCTCCCAACAAATCGGCAATTCTGCCTTTCATCGAGTCCCTCCCAAAACAAGATATAACGTTTTCATCAATCACCGCGGCGCTGACGTGAAAGAAACCCTAGCAAGTCTCATTTATCACAATCTCCAAAACAAGGGCTGCAATGCCTTCTTAGACAAGAAGTCTATTCAAGTGGGAAAGAGAATATCCAAATCAATAGGGGAGGCTATGCGGACAGCTGCTGTGCACGTAGCCATTTTCTCGGCCAACTATGCAGACTCAACATGGTGTCTGAAGGAACTGTATCTCATGCTCAAAAGTGGGGCACCAATAGTTCCGGTGTTCTGCGGAGTTCATCCTTCGGAGCTTCGCATGGAATACGAAGACGGGCAATATGCTCGAGCGTTCCAGATGCACAAGGACACTGGAAAAATCAGGCCTCAAAAGCTCAATAAATGGAAGAAGGCTTTGCGTAAAGTTTCACGTATAGAAGGCTATATTTTCCAGGG GGACCAAGGAGATTTGCTTGAGGAAATTGCAACGACTACTATTAAATATATTAACGCTGCCAAGCGTCTCAAACGCTAG